From Plasmodium yoelii strain 17X genome assembly, chromosome: 11, a single genomic window includes:
- a CDS encoding phosphatidylserine synthase, putative, which yields MIKDCSIAILGLGSLLLSFTSSQFDFKTRIIISSIVFVLNFFSILWLLTRYVNNVKREFFKIVIYIFAALYFGLILFIQYFSIDEIQLVIKYVKPTIHFSKVERTYMENCNSWENVYDKFDRFVVAHLLGWLGKGLVVRNFLYLNVNSILFELVELKFRNILPNFYECWWDHILLDVLGCNLFGILMSIWAMKYFNVELYKWEFSDPKRRKKNIIFPKLDKLIRLFFNNSKTFAIFIFICIIMSTVDLNIFIIKAIIQIDVKESLLIYRELIMGFLGLMATYELNKNFNGKVTKKRLTPAIVLTTITIFEVIYSLRWKHVLISDNSDTTIINGIFVSMYTTAFSIFSLLFVNDYIM from the exons at GATAAAAGATTGCTCAATAGCGATTTTAGGATTGGGATCtttattattgtcatttACTAGTTCCCAATTTGATTTTAAAACACGAATAATAAT atCTTCAATTGTTTTTGTtctcaattttttttcaatattatggCTTTTGACTCGATACGTTAATAACGTAAAAAgggaattttttaaaattgtaatatatatatttgcgGCCTTATATTTCggattaatattatttattcaatatttt TCAATAGATGAAATTCAATTAGTCATTAAGTATGTTAAGCCAACTATCCACTTTTCCAAAGTCGAACGCACATATATGGAAAATTGCAATTCATGGGAAAATGtttat gatAAATTTGATAGATTTGTAGTTGCACACTTGCTTGGATGGCTTGGAAAAGGACTCGTAGTCagaaattttttatatttaaatgtgaatagtattttatttgaattagTTGAActtaaatttagaaatatactTCCAAATTTTTACGAATGTTGGTGGGATCAT ATCTTGTTAGATGTTCTAGGATGCAATTTATTTGGAATTTTGATGAGCATATGGGCTATGAAATATTTCAATGTCGAA ttgTATAAATGGGAATTTTCTGATCCAAAGcgacgaaaaaaaaatataatttttccaaaattagataaatt aatTAGGttatttttcaataattcCAAAACCTttgcaatttttatttttatttgcattATTATGTCCACTGTTGatttaaacatatttataataaaggcCATAATTCAGATAGATGTTAAAGAGTCATTGTTGATATATAGAGAACTTATTATGGGATTCTTAGGAT tAATGGCCACATATGagcttaataaaaatttcaaTGGAAA AGTAACCAAAAAAAGACTAACCCCAGCCATAGTTCTAACCactataacaatatttgAAGTTATTTATTCTTTAAGATGGAAACATGTTTTGATATCTGATAACAGTGACACGACTATTATAAAT GGCATTTTCGTTTCTATGTATACAACtgcattttctatattttctcTGCTTTTTGTCAATGATTATATTatgtaa